In Spirosoma sp. KUDC1026, the sequence CGCCGTTGCCTGTATTTTCAGTCCGTCGACGCCAGGAATTTTGAAATCCACCTGACCATTCGTCTGAATATAATCCCGTTTGTCACGGTCATATCCGGTTGCGTTCGTCGTGATCACGACGGGGTTTTCACCATTCTCGATGTCCGGACCCGGCCGACCATCGGGCCAGAACGCAGGCTGGTTTGGCTTGCCCCGCATCTGCATCCGGAAGATAGCCCCTGCACCCCGTGTTGGGTAGTACCGGAACTCTTCCCGACCCAGAATACCTATTGCTACGTGCAGGTACTTGTTGATGTTCGCGTCGATGTTCAGGCGAAGATCATACTGCTTATAACCCGTGGCCGAGTTTTTGTAGAAAGCGTCCTGATTCTGGTAACCCAGCGAAGCCAGATATTTGAAGTCTTCGGTTCCTCCCGTCAATTGCAGGTTATGACGCGACTGGGGCGACCACGTTTTCAGCGTCGATTTATACCAGTCCGTGTTTGGGTGCCCCCAGGGATCCGATCCATCGTTGTATTTCTGAATATCCGCTGGCGAGTACGGAGCGGTTCGAACCTGTCCGGCGGCATCACCCGCGCTGGCAGGGCGCGTATACGCACCGTTCGTTCTGTATGCCTGAGTTGCTGCCGCCCATTCACCAACGGGCAATTCGTACACGCTCAGGTCATTGAGCATTTCGGCGTACTGAGCCGCGTTAGCCAGCTTGGGTACTATCGTTGGCTGTGCGATACCCTGGTTAAAGGAGTACGATAATTGCGGTTTGCCTGTTTTACCCCGTTTGGTCGTAATCAGGATTACGCCGTTAGCCGCCCGAGATCCATAAATAGCCGCCGATGCATCTTTCAGGACCGAGATGGTTTCGATATCGGCTGGGTTGATCCGGTCCAGACCACCCGCCCGGTCAGGGATACCATCCACTACGACCAGAGCGCTGTTATTACCCAGCGTGTTTGTACCCCGGATCCGGATAACCGAACCATCGTAACCCGGCTCACCACTGCGGTTTACCGCCGTTACGCCCGGCAGACGGCCCGCCAGCGAGTTCGACAGGTTCGTCGTTGGCGACTTCACCAGATCGGCCCCTTTAACGGCCACAACAGAACCCGTGATGGTTTCTTTCCGCTGCGTGCCATACCCCACGACGACAACTTCGTTCAGAGACTTCGTATCGGCCGCCATGTTAATGTTAATACTGGCCTTTCCATCAATCGGTACCTCCTGCGAAATGTAACCAATGTAAGAAAAGACCAGCGCCGTTGCCTTATTAGGCAAGTTTATCGAGTAACGCCCCTCTACGTCCGTTACCGCCCCAACCGTTGTGTTCTTCACCACAACGCTCACACCTGGTAACCCCTGTTGCTGATCGTCAACAACACGTCCTGAAATCTTGGACTGGGCAAAAACGGCTAATGTACATAACAGTAGTACGGCCGTTATACCAAAGCGGACGCCCGTAAAGCGTCTTGTTTTCCAAGAGGTCTGAGTTGCTGAAGAAGCACTGCCCCTGGTAAAGTTTGCTTGCATACACGTATCCTGATTATAAGATTAAACATAGGTTAAAGTGCACGCAAGTAGTTTTCTACTGACTCTTTTATAATTTATATTGACTTTATTCTAACCTACTGGCATTAAAAATGAGTTAATCGTCTGTTTTTACTTACTTATTTATACTCACAAAAAAGGCAACTATTTTGGTAGTCGCCTATCAATGCAGAATAGAGTTTTTTTATGAAATCCGTCCCCAGTTATTTTCGGTTTGCTTGATATTGTCGAGGTGATTCCGGATGGGTGCGTGCTGGGGCAGAACCAGTTCCGGATCTTGGGTCAGGATAGCCTGCGCCGACTCGCGGGCAGCGGCAAGTATAGCCCCATCTTTTGCCAGATCGGCAATCATCAGATCCATCACGCCACTTTGCTGCGTACCGCTCAGATCGCCGGGGCCGCGCAATTGTAAGTCCACGTCGGCGATCTCAAACCCGTTGTTTGTCCGGACCATCGTTTCCAGTCGGGTGCGGGTATCGGTGCTGAGCTTGTAGCCGGTCATCAAAACACAGTACGACTGGTCGGCTCCCCGACCGACGCGGCCCCGCAACTGGTGCAGCTGCGATAAGCCGAAGCGCTCGGCACTTTCGATTACCATGACGCTGGCGTTTGGTACGTTCACCCCGACCTCAATAACCGTCGTGGCGACCATGATCTGGGTTTCCCGTTTCAGGAATCGCTTCATCTCATCGTCTTTCTCGTACGGCAGCATTTTCCCGTGCAGCATTCCCACTTCGTAGTTAGGCCGGGGGAACGCCCGCTGGATGCTCTCGAAGCCATCCATCAAATCTTTGTAGTCCAGTTTCTCGGATTCTTCAATCAGCGGATACACGACGTAGACCTGCCGGCCCAATTCAAGCTGCTGCCGCATAAAGCCAAACACTTCAGATCGGTGCTTGTCGTATTTATGAACCGTTTTGATCGGTTTCCGGCCTTTGGGCAATTCGTCGATGATCGATACGTCCAGGTTGCCGTAGAGTGTCATGGCCAGCGTTCGGGGAATGGGCGTGGCAGTCATGACCAGAATATGGGGCGGAACGGTTTCGTTCTTGCGCCAGAGTTTGGCCCGCTGTGCTACCCCGAAGCGGTGCTGCTCGTCAATGATACACAGCCCCAAATTTTTGTACTGTACCGCATCTTCCAGCAGCGCGTGCGTCCCGACCAGAATGTGCATTTTTCCCTCCTGCAATTCCTGGTGCAGCACAACCCGGCGCTTCTTGTTTGTCGACCCCGTCAGAATACCGATGTTCAGACCCATCGCGTCAGCGAATGGTTTCAGCCCGTTGTAATGCTGATCGGCCAGGATTTCGGTGGGTGCCATAATACAGGCCTGCGCCCCACTGCCAATAGCCATCAGGCAGGCGATGAACGCTACAATGGTTTTCCCGCTACCCACGTCACCCTGCAAAAGCCGGTTCATTTGTTTGCCGGTCAGGAAATCGGCGTAAATCTCTTTAATAACTTTCTGCTGGGCACCGGTCAACTCAAAGGGAAGCAGCTCATTGTAAAAGTGCTTCATCAGCGACGTATCCCGGAAAATCTGCCCCGGAAACTCTTCTTTCTGAATCAGCTTATTTTTAATCAGCCGTAATTGGTTGTAAAACAGCTCTTCAAACTTTAGCCGTCGCTGCGCCTGCTTCAGCCACCCCTGATGCTGGGGCAGGTGAATGTTCCACATAGCATCCCGCTTGCTGATCAGCCGGTACTGCTGAATGAGGGCGTCGGGCAGCGTTTCGCGGATGTGCGGCCATGATAGTTCGAGCAGGCCGCGCATGGCTTTTCCAATCGCCTTGCTGTCCAGATACCGTTTACGGAGTTTATCGGTGAGGTTATAAACGGGAAAGAAGCCCGCTTCTGTTTCAGAAGCCGTTGCGGTATTTTCCAGCTCGGGGTGAATAATGCTGAAATGTCCGTTGAATGACTGCGGTTTTCCGTAGACCACGTACTCGCCATCCCGCCGGAGTGTTTTTTCGATGAACGTAATGCCCTGAAACCAGACCAGACTCATTGAGCCGGTTCCGTCGGAGAACGTAGCTACCAGTCGCTTCTTACCGCCTTCGCCCTCCAGCGTCCAGTCACGCAATCGCCCCCGTACCTGCGCCGACGGCATCGAATCCATTAACTCACTAATGGTATAGAAACGGGTTCGGTCGTCGTACCGAAATGGGTAATACTGAATCAGATCGCCGTAGGTGAACAGATTCAGTTCTTTATTGAGCAGCTCGGTCCGTTGCGGTCCGAGCCCTTTGAGGTAGCTGAGTGGGGTATCAAAAAAAGTGGTACGTTCGGTCATGGCAGACCCGGCAAATTCCGGTTTGCAGGCGGGATTTGATCAAATTTACGCATTTCCACCAAAACCGAAAAAAGGCATAGGCGGTGTTTCCGTTAATCGCGTTGCGGTAATGCAATTAACGGAAACACCAGATCAATAATCGTCCCGGCGAGATCCCCCCAGACCAAAAGCCACTCCACCGTACACATCCAGACCACGGGGTCTGATGCCGTTCGAGCTGGTCCCAACCAGGCCCAGAAAGTTATCGGTCCCCAGCCAGGCTGGTCCCACCCGCAGCGATGCACCAGCGGTCAGGCCCCGGTTTAGGTACGAAATGGGTAGGGCAAAGCTCAGCCAGCGTTTGTCGTAACGGGGTGTTATGGCAAACAGCGTGGGCTGATGAACGCTGGTAGCCTCATCCGACCGCATATCGCGCAGGTAGGTTACGCTGATACCAGCGCCGTCGGGTAATTGATAATCGGCGGTCAGGTTTAGCGAAGTGGGCAGCCCCGCCCAAAAACGGGTATCATCTGGCGTCCGGTTCGCATTAAACTTGGTCTGAATGACGTTCAGCAGATCACTCGCGCTGTTGATCCGATCAAAGTCGCTGCTGCGGAAAATGATCGGATTTGTCTGCACCCTGTTGACGTACTCATATTGTTCACCTTTGTACGTTAATCCCCCAATATCGGTCACAGCCGCTCCCAGCCGCCAAGCCGGACTGTCGCTATCGTACTGACTGACAAACGTCAGACCGACATCCAGCCCGACACCCTTCCCCGGCGCCGATGGGTTCAACAGCGTACCCAATCCCAATCCCCGGTTCTGCAGGTAGGTCGTGTACCCCAGCGTAGCATTGAAGCGATTAACTTCCAGCAAAGCGCTATTGGGGTTATCTGGGTCGGCCACGACCTGATAGTCAAGGCCCCGGTTGATGAGGTGCTGTGCGTTATACCCAAGCAATACCTTCGCCGTAGCTCCGAGCAGAAGCTTGCTTGCCTCGCCTTCAAACAGCGCTCCAGCATACGTAACACCGATTTCGGAATACGTATTGGCATTAACTCCAAACCCGTTGTTCCGATTTGGAATTCCGTATATCGCCCCGTCGTTCAGACTAGACCGAATAGCCGACAGAAGCTCCTGGGAGGCATTGGTTACCTGGGCTATGGCGCGGAATCGGGTCGTTATGGCAAAGGCCGAGCTTTCCCCAACTCGTTTCAGGATGGCCGGCCCGCGCACTTCGCCGGATAACGTACCGTTTTTGGGGGCTCCGTCCAGATTTTCCCGCGTGTAGTTGGTTGAAAAGTCCAGCGCCCCGTTGGGTTTGCGATACTGGGGAGGAACGCTGCCGGTGATGAGTTGAAACAGTGAGAACGGCGCCTGGTAACGAACATAGTTGTTATCAAGGTGTCCGTTTACCGTTCCGATATTGAAATAAATCTCACTGGGCGAATCGGCAGCCAGCGCCGGGTTAATGTAGAGTCGGTTCGTTCCCCCGTAGCGGCTGGTTGAGATGCCCAGCATATTCTGGGCCAGAGCGGCCGTTGTTGTCAGGAACATCGTTCCCAGCAGCAGCGAATACTTCATGAATACGTTTGTTAACACCATTCTGTTTTCGTTATTACGTGTTGTTGGCAACGTAGTTATGGTTCATCCGAAAACAGAGGTGTGTATAGTGAATGGTTATATTTTAACAAAGAAACATCATTTAACGCTGTGTGTTTGCAGTTGCTGCGGAATTCCGCCTGAAACGCCCTGGCAAATCAACTATGTCTAAATGCAAAACAGCCCACTGCCGGTCGACCGGCAGTGGGCTGTTTTATACACTAGTTACGTTGTTCAGCGCTGTTTTACACGCCCTCGGCTTCTACCAGTTTCACTTCAGGAACCAGGCGGGTCAGCAGGTTTTCGATGCCCGCTTTCAGCGTCAGCGTCGACGATGGGCAACCGCTGCACGATCCCTGCAGAAGCACTTTTACCGTACCGCTGGGTTCATCGAAGGAATAGAAGCTGATGGCGCCCCCGTCGGATTCAACCGCGGGCCGGATATACTGATCCAGTACCGCTTTGATCTTCTGTACTGTTTCAGAGTCCATATCCAGCTTCACGCTGTTAGCGTCCATGGTCTTCTGGGCAAACACGGGCTTCTGTTCGCCAAAATATTCTTTCAGGAAGAACTTGAGTTCGAAGAGAACTTCATCCCAATCGGTTTCGTCATTCTTCGTAATGGTAATGAAATTACCGGCAATGAAGACCCGCTGCACAAAATCGAAGCCGAACAGGGCGACCGCTAGGGGCGATTCTTTTCCCGTAACGAGCGCATCGGACGGAGCGGCATAGTCGAAGGAAAGTCCGGCCGGAACCAGTTCAAAGTTAATGACGAACTTCATCGAGTTCGGATTGGGGCTGCCTTCGGTAAATATAGAAACAGGGCGATTCAGCGTGGGATTCATCGGGATAAGGTTTTGATTGATCCGTACGGGGCTAACAGCATCAATCTTTTTTTAGTTTGATGGCGGGAGGAGAAGAAAGAGAAGAGACGTGAGAGATAAGACATAAGAGAAAAGACATAAGACACAAGACCGAAGGGCTGAAAACAGATAGCGGTCTCACCCAGCTACGTCTTTTGTCTTTCTTCTCACGTCTTACGTCTCATATCTTTTGTCTTATATCTCATATCTTTTGTCTTATATCTCACATCTTCCCTCTTCGTTTTCCCCACAAAAAAACCCGACTGACGAATCAGCCGGGTTTTGTATTGATTTGTTACGTAGCGCTTAGGCAGCTGCCGTTTCAACGGGGGCTGCTTCAACTGCCGAAGGACCAGCAGGAACGATATCTACGTATGAGCGGCTCGCGCGGCCCGGACGGAATTTTACCGTACCGTCAACCAGTGCGAACAGCGTGAAATCTTTACCCAGACCGACGTTTTTGCCGGGGTGGTGTTTCGTACCGCGCTGACGAACAATGATGTTACCGGCAATAGCCGATTCACCGCCGAACAGTTTTACACCCAGACGTTTGCTGTGCGAATCACGACCGTTTTTGGAACTACCTACACCTTTCTTGTGTGCCATTTCTTTAAAGAAGTTTTACAGTTGTATAGTCGTCAGGTTGCGTGGTTAATTGTAGCCAGGGGAGGCTTTTTAACTAGGCAACTTTATAACTTTTCAACTCATTTACAGAGTAATGTCTTCGATCAGGACTTTGGTCAGGTATTGACGGTGTCCGTTTTTCTTTTTGTATCCTTTCCGGCGTTTTTTCTTGAAGACGATAACTTTTTCGCCTTTCAGATGCTCGACGATTTTAGCGGATACCGTAACACCAGCTACGGTTGGCGCACCAACGGTGATGCTGCCTTCGTTGTCAACAAGGAGAATTTTCACCTTGTCGGAGGCAAGTGCAGCGTCCACGTCGCCCTCTAACCGGTGGGTATAGATAGAACGACCCTTCTGGATCTTGAATTGCTGCCCTGCGATCTCTACGATTGCGTACATGATTTGTGTATGAAATTGAAAATTAGGGTGCAAAGGTACGGGCAGATCAATAAAAAAGCAATGCTTAACGGGAGCAAATCCTGACGTTTTTACCCTAAAAGGGCAGTTTTCGCGAGGTCTGTACCAGATTTGACGTACACTTGGCAATAATTTTACCATCAGCGGCTACCAGACGACCTTCGCAATGGATCAGATTGCGTCCCGCCCGGATCACTTCGGCCGTGGCCGTCAGCACATCGCCCGGTTTGGCTGCGTGCAGAAAATCGACGTTCAGGTTAACGGTTGTATAGCCAAATTCGCGGCCCAGCGTGAACACGGTTCCACCAATCAGATCGTCCAGAATGGCGCTGGACATCCCACCGTGCAGCCCGCCTACGACGTTGGTCAGGTCTTCACGTATTGTATATTCGGCCACCATCCGTCCGTGGTCAACGCTCAGCAGAACACCATTCAGAAAGCGTCCTACCGGCGACCAGCTTTCAGTCATGGTACGGCCAATCTGCGACCGCAGGTAATCGATACGGCTATTAATCAGGTTCTCCATAAGCCGTAAAAATAGAACGAAACCAAGCTAATCGGTCATTCTACGCGATTAATTGTGGACTTTCTTGGGGGGTTTATCGGACTTGTGCTACTTTTGGGCGTTTTTTAACACGCCTATTCGATTAGACCGAATGAATTATACGCTTACGCAAATTCCCGATCGCGATGCAAAACCCCGTCAGAACGGGTTGACCATGGTCATGGACAAGGGAATGAGCCTGCGTGAAGTAGAAGACTTTTTATCGACTTCTGCCGACCACGCGGACATCATTAAACTAGGGTGGGCCACTTCGTTTGTTACTCCCAACCTGAAAGAAAAAATTGAGCTTTATCAGCGCGCAAATCTGCCGGTTTATTTCGGCGGTACGTTGTTTGAAGCCTTCGTTGTGCGCAAGCAGTTTGACGATTACCGGCGGCTGCTGGACAAGTACCAGTTGCAGCACGCCGAGGTATCGGATGGATCGCTGGAAATGCACCAAGACGACAAGTGCGAGTACATCCGGCAACTGGCCACCCAGGTGACGGTCCTTTCGGAAGTAGGCTCGAAAGATGAAGCCAAGATCATCCCGCCTTACAAGTGGATTCAGCTGATGAAAGCTGAACTGCAGGCCGGTGCCTGGAAAGTAATCGGCGAAGCCCGCGAAGGGGGAACGGTTGGTCTGTTCCGGTCGAGCGGTGAGGTCCGGCAGGGCCTGGTCGAGGAAATCCTGACGCAGATTCCCGTCGACAAAATCATCTGGGAAGCACCCCAGAAAGAGCAGCAGGTCTGGTTCGTTAAACTGCTGGGAGCCAATGCCAACCTGGGTAACATTGCACCGCACGAAGTTATTCCGCTGGAAACGATCCGGCTGGGCTTACGTGGTGATACCTTCTCGCTTTTCCTCGACAACTAATTTTTCATGGATCTTCTGAAGTCGTTACTCGATTTTCTGCTGCACCTCGATAAGTACCTCGACGTGTGGGCGAATGAATACGGTATACTGCTGTATGCGATTCTGTTCCTGATCGTATTCACCGAAACGGGACTTATCGTTATGCCACTGCTCCCCGGCGATTCGCTGCTGTTTGCCGCTGGTGCACTGGCCGCCCGCGACACCAATGACCTCAGCGTGGGCGTTATCATTCCGCTGCTGATTGTAGCGGCTCTGCTGGGCGACAACGTGAATTACCTCGTCGGAAAAACGCTGGGGAATCAGATTAAAATGCGGGAACGAATTCTGTTCTTCAAACGCGAGTACATTTCTGAAACCGAGAAATTTTACGGTAAATACGGCGGACGGACGGTAATCATCGCCCGGTTTATTCCGATTGTCCGGACCATTGCTCCGTTCGTTGCGGGTGCGGGTAGTATGAACTATGGTACCTATATTAAGTTCTGCATCATGGGGGCTATTCTATGGGTAACGAGTATCTCGCTGCTGGGTTACTTCTTCGGTAACTTCCCCATCGTGCAGAAGAATTTCGAGTTGGTTGTTTTCGGCATTGTAGGGTTATCCATTCTGCCAATTATCATTGAGTTCATCAAGAAAAAGTCCCGCTAGATTGTAAAAAGTCTACCGCTTCAACAAGTCAGCACTACGTCGCCAGGTTACGCCAAACGACGTAGTGCTTTTTTCTGTCTCTACAGGACGTTTATCTTTTCGCAGCCATGACACGGTACGGTCTGATTGGTTTTCCGCTTACGCATTCGTTCTCGCAGCGGTATTTTACCGAAAAATTTAACCGGGAAGGCATCCCCGACAGTCGGTATGACCTCTTCGAGATGGCCGACGTAACAGCGTCGCTCCCCGAGTTGTTGCAAACGCCTGGTCTGCGGGGCCTGAACGTAACGATTCCGCACAAACAGGCCGTTTTTCCGTATCTCGACCGTCTGGACGCTTCAGCCGAGAAGGTTGGCGCAGTAAACGTGATCAGGCTCGAAGCAGATGGCTCCCGGACGGGTTATAATTCGGATTATTACGGCTTCCGCCAATCGCTGGAAGACTGGATAATGACCCTTAACCGCCCCGTTGCCGGCTTACACGCATTGGTTCTTGGCACAGGGGGCGCTTCCAAAGCCGTCCTTGCCGCCTTGCAGGATCTGAACGTGTCGTACCAGATTGTTTCCCGCACAAAGTCCGACATGACTGTTACGTACGAAGAAGTTGGTAGTTTGATTAACGATCATCAGCTGATCATTAACTGCTCGCCCGTTGGCACGTATCCGCACATCGACGAAGCGCCTGCCCTACCCTATGAGCAACTGACAGCCAAACACCTGTTGTATGATCTGGTGTACAATCCGGCCGAGACGCGGTTCATGAAACGAGGTTTGGAACAGGGAGCCGCCGTTCATAACGGGCTGCGGATGCTGGAGCTACAGGCCGAAAAAGCCTGGTCGATCTGGCAGGAGTAACATTTCACCCAGTTTTCGCTTTATAATCAGAACGTAATTACTCCTTATGCCGCTTACCGTTTTCGCTACCATCATTGCCAAACCTAGCCACGAAGAAGAACTCCGCAACGGGCTTTACAACCTCGTCATGAAAGTGCGGGATGAAGATGCCTGTCTGCTGTATGAGCTGTACGAAAGTGCTGAGCACCCCACGCATTTCATTATGCACGAAATCTGGACGGATGAAGCGGGCTTGCAGGCGCACGATCAGATGCCGCATCTCATTGAGTTCGTCGAAAAATCCCGCCCCTGGCTGGCCACTCCTGTTGTCCTGACCAAACAACAAACGGAAGTCGCCGACTAAGGCAGGCAAATTTCGGACATCCGGTCGTCGTCCATTACGAATACGTTGAAATCAACCCGACCTTTGATGCCTTTTACCCAGCCGTTCTGATTGTGCTGCCAGAGATATAGTTTGTCATCATCGTAGGCCCGTAGGTGCTTTGTCGAATAATCGGCAATCCAGAGCGGAAACTCGTCCAGGTGCCCTTTGATGTAACGCTGGTACAGGTTCCGGTTGGTGTAGATGATCGGGCGAACGTTATAATGGTCCTCCACCGTTTCGAGCCACAGTCGAAGCCCATTGATAACCGTCTCGTCTGACTGGCCATTGATCACCTCGAAATCGACAACGGGCGCAAAATCACCGGTTTCCAGCGTTACATGGTTGATAAAATTATTGGCCTGCCTGAGCGGATCGCGGGTGGGGTGATAAAAGTGATAGGCCCCCCGGCGCAGTTCCGATTTCTTCGCTTCCCGCCAGTTTTTCTTATAGTGTTTATCAAACATAGTGGCTCCTTCGGTTGCTTTGATAAACACAAACTGCAGTCGTACGCCATCGGCCCGCAACTGGCGTACCTGCTTCCAGTCGATCCGGTCGTTGTGCCGCGACACGTCGATGCCATGAATACCGTACCGCATGGGCAGGTTGATGCCAAAGGCTTTGACGAAGCGCCAGTCCATGTTGTCGTGTTTCCAGGAGCGAACGACCCAGATCCCGAAGAGGAACAGCAACACCAGCGAAATCCAGAGACCGTATCGCCGAAAAATGAACGTAATTAAAACACGGAATCGCATGCTGGTGGGTTAGTATCAACCCCAAAAGTACGTAATAAAAAAGCCCGTTGCTGATGGGCAACGGGCTGGGTATTCAGAACCAATACGCTTAATCGTGACCTTCCAGTTTTACCAGCTTGTTATACAAGCCTAGCAACAGGAATGGAGCAGCCCATTGGCCTACGAATAAACTGCGATCTCTATCGCCTTTGTATTGCAGAAACAGAGATACGGCCATCGATCCTAGGGCCGACCATAAAAACAGGTCAGAAGGAAGTTTGGCGGTTTGCTCTTCAATGGCGGTTGCTACTGGCCCTTCTTTGTGCTCCGGGTTAAAATCTTTCTTAGCCATAACGTT encodes:
- the recG gene encoding ATP-dependent DNA helicase RecG yields the protein MTERTTFFDTPLSYLKGLGPQRTELLNKELNLFTYGDLIQYYPFRYDDRTRFYTISELMDSMPSAQVRGRLRDWTLEGEGGKKRLVATFSDGTGSMSLVWFQGITFIEKTLRRDGEYVVYGKPQSFNGHFSIIHPELENTATASETEAGFFPVYNLTDKLRKRYLDSKAIGKAMRGLLELSWPHIRETLPDALIQQYRLISKRDAMWNIHLPQHQGWLKQAQRRLKFEELFYNQLRLIKNKLIQKEEFPGQIFRDTSLMKHFYNELLPFELTGAQQKVIKEIYADFLTGKQMNRLLQGDVGSGKTIVAFIACLMAIGSGAQACIMAPTEILADQHYNGLKPFADAMGLNIGILTGSTNKKRRVVLHQELQEGKMHILVGTHALLEDAVQYKNLGLCIIDEQHRFGVAQRAKLWRKNETVPPHILVMTATPIPRTLAMTLYGNLDVSIIDELPKGRKPIKTVHKYDKHRSEVFGFMRQQLELGRQVYVVYPLIEESEKLDYKDLMDGFESIQRAFPRPNYEVGMLHGKMLPYEKDDEMKRFLKRETQIMVATTVIEVGVNVPNASVMVIESAERFGLSQLHQLRGRVGRGADQSYCVLMTGYKLSTDTRTRLETMVRTNNGFEIADVDLQLRGPGDLSGTQQSGVMDLMIADLAKDGAILAAARESAQAILTQDPELVLPQHAPIRNHLDNIKQTENNWGRIS
- a CDS encoding DUF5723 family protein, whose amino-acid sequence is MKYSLLLGTMFLTTTAALAQNMLGISTSRYGGTNRLYINPALAADSPSEIYFNIGTVNGHLDNNYVRYQAPFSLFQLITGSVPPQYRKPNGALDFSTNYTRENLDGAPKNGTLSGEVRGPAILKRVGESSAFAITTRFRAIAQVTNASQELLSAIRSSLNDGAIYGIPNRNNGFGVNANTYSEIGVTYAGALFEGEASKLLLGATAKVLLGYNAQHLINRGLDYQVVADPDNPNSALLEVNRFNATLGYTTYLQNRGLGLGTLLNPSAPGKGVGLDVGLTFVSQYDSDSPAWRLGAAVTDIGGLTYKGEQYEYVNRVQTNPIIFRSSDFDRINSASDLLNVIQTKFNANRTPDDTRFWAGLPTSLNLTADYQLPDGAGISVTYLRDMRSDEATSVHQPTLFAITPRYDKRWLSFALPISYLNRGLTAGASLRVGPAWLGTDNFLGLVGTSSNGIRPRGLDVYGGVAFGLGGSRRDDY
- a CDS encoding NifU family protein, translated to MNPTLNRPVSIFTEGSPNPNSMKFVINFELVPAGLSFDYAAPSDALVTGKESPLAVALFGFDFVQRVFIAGNFITITKNDETDWDEVLFELKFFLKEYFGEQKPVFAQKTMDANSVKLDMDSETVQKIKAVLDQYIRPAVESDGGAISFYSFDEPSGTVKVLLQGSCSGCPSSTLTLKAGIENLLTRLVPEVKLVEAEGV
- the rpmA gene encoding 50S ribosomal protein L27; the protein is MAHKKGVGSSKNGRDSHSKRLGVKLFGGESAIAGNIIVRQRGTKHHPGKNVGLGKDFTLFALVDGTVKFRPGRASRSYVDIVPAGPSAVEAAPVETAAA
- the rplU gene encoding 50S ribosomal protein L21 yields the protein MYAIVEIAGQQFKIQKGRSIYTHRLEGDVDAALASDKVKILLVDNEGSITVGAPTVAGVTVSAKIVEHLKGEKVIVFKKKRRKGYKKKNGHRQYLTKVLIEDITL
- a CDS encoding PaaI family thioesterase translates to MENLINSRIDYLRSQIGRTMTESWSPVGRFLNGVLLSVDHGRMVAEYTIREDLTNVVGGLHGGMSSAILDDLIGGTVFTLGREFGYTTVNLNVDFLHAAKPGDVLTATAEVIRAGRNLIHCEGRLVAADGKIIAKCTSNLVQTSRKLPF
- a CDS encoding phosphosulfolactate synthase, which codes for MNYTLTQIPDRDAKPRQNGLTMVMDKGMSLREVEDFLSTSADHADIIKLGWATSFVTPNLKEKIELYQRANLPVYFGGTLFEAFVVRKQFDDYRRLLDKYQLQHAEVSDGSLEMHQDDKCEYIRQLATQVTVLSEVGSKDEAKIIPPYKWIQLMKAELQAGAWKVIGEAREGGTVGLFRSSGEVRQGLVEEILTQIPVDKIIWEAPQKEQQVWFVKLLGANANLGNIAPHEVIPLETIRLGLRGDTFSLFLDN
- a CDS encoding DedA family protein — encoded protein: MDLLKSLLDFLLHLDKYLDVWANEYGILLYAILFLIVFTETGLIVMPLLPGDSLLFAAGALAARDTNDLSVGVIIPLLIVAALLGDNVNYLVGKTLGNQIKMRERILFFKREYISETEKFYGKYGGRTVIIARFIPIVRTIAPFVAGAGSMNYGTYIKFCIMGAILWVTSISLLGYFFGNFPIVQKNFELVVFGIVGLSILPIIIEFIKKKSR
- a CDS encoding shikimate dehydrogenase family protein; amino-acid sequence: MTRYGLIGFPLTHSFSQRYFTEKFNREGIPDSRYDLFEMADVTASLPELLQTPGLRGLNVTIPHKQAVFPYLDRLDASAEKVGAVNVIRLEADGSRTGYNSDYYGFRQSLEDWIMTLNRPVAGLHALVLGTGGASKAVLAALQDLNVSYQIVSRTKSDMTVTYEEVGSLINDHQLIINCSPVGTYPHIDEAPALPYEQLTAKHLLYDLVYNPAETRFMKRGLEQGAAVHNGLRMLELQAEKAWSIWQE
- a CDS encoding putative quinol monooxygenase, translated to MPLTVFATIIAKPSHEEELRNGLYNLVMKVRDEDACLLYELYESAEHPTHFIMHEIWTDEAGLQAHDQMPHLIEFVEKSRPWLATPVVLTKQQTEVAD
- a CDS encoding glycoside hydrolase family 25 protein, with product MRFRVLITFIFRRYGLWISLVLLFLFGIWVVRSWKHDNMDWRFVKAFGINLPMRYGIHGIDVSRHNDRIDWKQVRQLRADGVRLQFVFIKATEGATMFDKHYKKNWREAKKSELRRGAYHFYHPTRDPLRQANNFINHVTLETGDFAPVVDFEVINGQSDETVINGLRLWLETVEDHYNVRPIIYTNRNLYQRYIKGHLDEFPLWIADYSTKHLRAYDDDKLYLWQHNQNGWVKGIKGRVDFNVFVMDDDRMSEICLP